The following proteins are encoded in a genomic region of Amphiura filiformis chromosome 11, Afil_fr2py, whole genome shotgun sequence:
- the LOC140164316 gene encoding NXPE family member 3-like has translation MAGSRASCNTTKPQSRKVLQYSLLFLGVMVLIMTSIEPIGQLTHLVFHDRNTTESIIPILLSQSHISVFHDRKPPFWLTNSTVVRIHVPPLRKVFGWPFLQPQSKVVSLSTDANYSYFQIINPKRFYNLCDILEIKIFAKNKRNVMKSHGGDYFFVRIHSPDLQASANPDGGIIDHQNGSYTARFKLRWTGHVRITVTLMHSSEAVSVLRRMRDYLPARQAFDGIFRRGNNAKRVPCHVTPLMFVKSWENTSTEVEFCNFTDPVTRSPWYCTKPKYFPCSSYSHHAGSERGNEVLLRLVSISDRSLIAQPMALNSSGRSLIKVGNLTSHLASSSCLSKPLSQCNMGKIRNAESEAGLPGYYYNNTWTSLKCRTTEYRDNISRCLRNKTMYFLGDSTIRQWFIFIIEQFEQHKLQSVIKDDMGFRMGKDSWKSQEYNLSMHYHHHGFPNRISLVPTTDVHYVANMIDSLSSHGTNTVYFISTGAHFTITNLDFYRNRLRGIKDAIYRLHEHSPDTPIIIKSANTREPTSTDRSNWYHEELNTVLYEEMSGIPNVVLVDVWNMTTGHSSGWNIHPTNSVIENEISLALSFICPKGHKKEKSKKNAKNRHLKNNS, from the exons ATGGCGGGATCGAGAGCTAGCTGTAATACCACGAAACCTCAGTCTCGGAAGGTTCTTCAGTATAGTCTGCTATTCTTGGGAGTTATGGTATTAATAATGACGAGTATCGAGCCTATTGGGCAGTTGACTCATCTG GTATTCCATGACAGGAACACGACGGAAAGCATCATACCGATACTACTCAGCCAATCACATATATCAGTATTTCACGATAGAAAGCCACCATTTTGGTTAACAAATTCTACAGTTGTCCGCATACATGTCCCACCATTAAGAAAAGTCTTCGGATGGCCATTTCTTCAACCACAGTCCAAAGTTGTGTCACTTTCTACCGATGCCAACTATTCATATTTTCAAATCATAAACCCTAAGAGATTTTATAATTTATGCGATATACTTGAAATAAAAATCTTTGCGAAGAACAAAAGAAACGTCATGAAATCACATGGAGGGGACTACTTTTTTGTACGAATTCATTCGCCAGATTTACAAGCCAGCGCAAATCCAGACGGCGGAATAATAGACCACCAAAACGGATCTTACACCGCCAGGTTCAAACTACGCTGGACTGGACACGTGCGAATCACAGTTACATTGATGCATTCCAGTGAAGCAGTGTCAGTACTAAGACGCATGAGAGACTATTTACCTGCAAGACAAGCATTTGATGGAATTTTTAGACGAGGAAACAATGCAAAACGTGTACCATGTCACGTGACTCCGTTAATGTTTGTAAAAAGTTGGGAGAATACCAGTACTGAGGTTGAGTTTTGCAATTTTACTGATCCAGTCACGAGATCTCCATGGTATTGTACTAAACCAAAGTATTTCCCGTGCTCATCTTATTCACACCATGCGGGCAGTGAAAGAGGAAACGAAGTACTATTAAGACTTGTCAGCATCAGCGATAGATCACTTATAGCACA ACCGATGGCGCTCAATTCTTCAGGTAGATCTTTAATAAAAGTAGGAAATT TGACATCACATCTCGCGTCTTCAAGCTGCCTTTCCAAACCTCTATCGCAATGCAATATGGGTAAGATAAGAAATGCAGAGAGCGAAGCCGGCTTACCAGGCTACTACTACAACAACACATGGACATCACTTAAATGCAGAACAACAGAATATCGCGACAATATCTCAAGGTGTCTCAGGAATAAAACTATGTATTTCCTAGGTGACTCAACAATTCGCCAGTGGTTTATTTTTATAATTGAACAATTTGAACAACACAAGTTACAATCAGTTATAAAAGATGACATGGGTTTCAGAATGGGAAAAGATAGCTGGAAAAGTCAAGAGTATAATTTATCAATGCATTATCACCATCACGGATTTCCAAATCGGATATCATTGGTACCTACTACAGACGTCCATTACGTGGCTAATATGATAGACTCATTATCAAGTCATGGGACCAATACTGTCTACTTCATCAGTACAGGGGCGCATTTTACCatcacaaatttagatttttatcgTAATCGCTTAAGAGGGATCAAAGATGCGATATATCGTTTACACGAACATAGTCCAGACACGCCTATTATTATAAAATCAGCCAATACCAGAGAACCAACTAGTACAGATCGGAGTAATTGGTATCACGAAGAGTTGAATACTGTATTGTATGAAGAAATGTCAGGTATACCTAACGTGGTATTAGTTGATGTCTGGAATATGACTACAGGGCATTCTAGTGGATGGAATATTCATCCAACGAATTCAGTCATAGAAAATGAAATTTCTTTAGCATTGTCATTTATTTGTCCAAAAGGTCACAAGAAAGAGAAGAGTAAAAAGAATGCGAAAAACAGACATCTTAAAAACAATTCCTGA